The proteins below come from a single Oerskovia jenensis genomic window:
- a CDS encoding ubiquitin-like domain-containing protein: MIAGATAVALVATGAVAYGSAKKTVELDVDGEITTVSTFAGSVEGLLAEEGVRVTDKDLIAPAGDSALKNGADVVVRYGRQVTVQTDGQQSDVWLTALDADEALDTLADRGGDVRLVASRSTADGRPALGVKLDADGPVNVVVDGQTLVAPDGSIGVDAILDQQGVVLGEHDRVSVARDEAADPAVSLVVQRVAVSDVPTATPIPFETTVQEDANVYKDEAPTVAQEGAEGVHTVVERITVVDGVEESREVVSDGVTAEPVAKIVVQGTKERPSGPAAAGSAREIGRQLVAARGWGGDQFQCLDRLWTKESNWNSSATNPSSGAFGIPQSLPASKMASAGADYRTNPATQITWGLNYIAGSYGTPCAAWSHSQAKNWY, translated from the coding sequence TTGATCGCTGGTGCGACTGCTGTCGCGCTCGTGGCGACCGGTGCGGTTGCCTATGGTTCGGCCAAGAAGACCGTCGAGCTCGATGTCGATGGTGAGATCACGACGGTGAGCACGTTCGCCGGTTCGGTCGAGGGTCTGCTCGCCGAGGAGGGTGTGCGGGTCACGGACAAGGACCTGATCGCCCCGGCGGGGGACTCTGCGCTGAAGAACGGTGCGGACGTCGTGGTGCGTTATGGGCGTCAGGTGACGGTGCAGACCGATGGTCAGCAGAGTGACGTGTGGCTCACGGCTCTGGACGCCGACGAGGCTCTGGACACCCTCGCGGACCGTGGCGGCGACGTGCGTCTGGTCGCCTCCCGCTCCACCGCCGACGGACGCCCCGCGCTCGGCGTCAAGCTCGACGCGGACGGGCCCGTCAACGTGGTCGTCGACGGCCAGACGCTCGTCGCACCGGACGGCTCGATCGGGGTCGACGCGATCCTCGACCAGCAGGGTGTCGTGCTCGGTGAGCACGACCGGGTCTCGGTCGCCCGCGACGAGGCTGCGGACCCCGCGGTCTCCCTCGTCGTCCAGCGCGTCGCCGTGAGCGACGTCCCGACCGCCACGCCGATCCCCTTCGAGACCACGGTCCAGGAGGACGCCAACGTCTACAAGGACGAGGCGCCGACGGTCGCCCAGGAGGGCGCCGAGGGCGTGCACACCGTGGTCGAGCGGATCACCGTGGTCGACGGCGTCGAGGAGTCCCGCGAGGTCGTCTCGGACGGCGTGACGGCCGAGCCGGTCGCCAAGATCGTGGTGCAGGGCACCAAGGAACGCCCGAGCGGCCCCGCGGCGGCCGGGTCGGCACGCGAGATCGGGCGCCAGCTCGTCGCGGCCCGCGGTTGGGGCGGCGACCAGTTCCAGTGCCTCGACAGGCTCTGGACCAAGGAGAGCAACTGGAACTCCTCCGCGACCAACCCGTCGTCGGGCGCCTTCGGGATCCCGCAGTCGCTGCCGGCGTCGAAGATGGCCTCGGCGGGTGCCGACTATCGGACCAACCCCGCGACCCAGATCACCTGGGGCCTGAACTACATCGCGGGCAGCTACGGCACCCCGTGCGCGGCCTGGAGCCACTCCCAGGCGAAGAACTGGTACTGA
- the rsmA gene encoding 16S rRNA (adenine(1518)-N(6)/adenine(1519)-N(6))-dimethyltransferase RsmA produces MNDTPSALLGPAQIRDLAGRLGVRPTKTLGQNFVHDGGTVRKIVRTAGIGAGDRVVEVGPGLGSLTLGLLEVGASVVAVEIDPPLAQQLAATVAVHQPDAAERLTVVAADALDVTELPGEAPTALVANLPYNVAVPVLLTFLERFDSLQRVLVMVQAEVADRLAAPPGSRTYGVPSVKAAWYASASRAGTVGRSVFWPVPNVDSALVALDRREPPTTTATREEVFAVVDAAFAQRRKMLRSALAGIAGSSAAAVDALERAGVDPTARGERLTVEEFARIAEQLPLVRAEAAASAGEHPDRPGTVDA; encoded by the coding sequence ATGAACGACACCCCCAGCGCCCTGCTCGGTCCGGCACAGATCCGCGACCTGGCAGGGCGTCTGGGTGTGCGGCCCACCAAGACCCTCGGGCAGAACTTCGTGCACGACGGCGGCACCGTCCGCAAGATCGTCAGGACGGCCGGGATCGGGGCGGGGGACCGCGTGGTCGAGGTCGGCCCCGGGCTCGGTTCGCTGACCCTGGGGCTGCTCGAGGTCGGTGCGAGCGTGGTCGCGGTCGAGATCGACCCGCCGCTCGCGCAGCAGCTCGCGGCGACCGTGGCCGTCCACCAGCCCGATGCGGCCGAGCGCCTCACGGTCGTGGCCGCCGATGCGCTCGACGTCACCGAGCTCCCGGGCGAGGCGCCCACCGCGCTCGTCGCCAACCTGCCGTACAACGTCGCGGTCCCCGTCCTGCTGACGTTCCTCGAGCGGTTCGACTCGCTGCAGCGCGTCCTGGTCATGGTCCAGGCAGAGGTCGCGGACCGCCTCGCGGCGCCGCCCGGAAGCCGGACCTACGGCGTGCCGTCGGTCAAGGCCGCCTGGTACGCCTCGGCCTCTCGGGCCGGGACGGTCGGGCGCAGCGTGTTCTGGCCGGTCCCCAACGTCGACTCGGCGCTCGTCGCGCTCGACCGCCGCGAGCCCCCGACGACGACGGCCACGCGCGAAGAGGTCTTCGCGGTCGTCGACGCGGCCTTCGCCCAGCGCCGCAAGATGCTGCGCTCGGCCCTGGCGGGCATCGCGGGGTCGTCGGCCGCGGCGGTCGACGCGCTCGAGCGCGCGGGCGTCGACCCCACCGCGCGCGGCGAGAGGCTCACGGTCGAGGAGTTCGCACGCATCGCCGAGCAGCTTCCGCTCGTCCGGGCCGAGGCCGCGGCTTCCGCAGGCGAGCACCCGGACCGACCTGGCACAGTGGACGCGTGA
- a CDS encoding 4-(cytidine 5'-diphospho)-2-C-methyl-D-erythritol kinase, with translation MSSHLSAAPPVAVRVRAPGKVNLSLRVGARQDDGYHPLVTIFQAVSLAEEVEATLAAPGAGISLTVSGAQAERVPVDETNLAWRAAESLARYTGVDPDVRLHLHKGVPVAGGMAGGSADAAAALVACDLLWETGLSRAELSDLAAGLGSDVPFGLVGHTAVGTGRGHLLTPAMSRGEFHWAFAVRDEGLSTAQVFRTFDEVVGGTPDVELSDDTELMQALRAGDPVGLGRALHNDLQAATLALAPELGRTLEVAREAGALGVIVSGSGPTIAALARSRQHALAIAASWTAAGVADSVHCATGPASGARVLSS, from the coding sequence GTGAGCTCCCACCTGTCCGCTGCTCCTCCCGTCGCCGTGCGGGTGCGGGCGCCCGGGAAGGTCAACCTGTCGCTGCGGGTCGGGGCCCGCCAGGACGACGGCTACCACCCCCTCGTCACGATCTTCCAGGCGGTCTCGCTGGCCGAGGAGGTCGAGGCGACCCTCGCCGCCCCCGGTGCGGGCATCTCGTTGACGGTGTCCGGTGCTCAGGCGGAGCGCGTCCCGGTCGACGAGACCAACCTCGCGTGGCGTGCCGCGGAGTCGTTGGCGCGGTACACGGGAGTCGATCCCGACGTCCGGCTGCACCTGCACAAGGGCGTGCCCGTCGCGGGGGGCATGGCCGGGGGGTCCGCCGACGCCGCCGCCGCGCTCGTGGCGTGCGACCTGCTGTGGGAGACCGGGCTCTCGCGGGCCGAGCTGTCCGACCTCGCGGCCGGCCTGGGCTCGGACGTGCCGTTCGGGCTCGTCGGGCACACGGCCGTGGGCACGGGACGGGGGCACCTGCTGACCCCCGCGATGTCTCGCGGTGAGTTCCACTGGGCGTTCGCCGTGCGCGACGAGGGCCTGTCCACCGCCCAGGTCTTCCGGACGTTCGACGAGGTCGTGGGCGGGACCCCGGACGTCGAGCTCTCGGACGACACCGAGCTCATGCAGGCGTTGCGCGCCGGGGACCCGGTAGGACTGGGCCGTGCGCTCCACAACGACCTGCAGGCCGCGACGCTCGCGCTGGCCCCCGAGCTCGGGCGGACCCTGGAGGTCGCGCGCGAGGCGGGTGCGCTCGGCGTGATCGTCTCGGGTTCGGGGCCGACGATCGCGGCCCTCGCCCGCAGCAGGCAGCACGCGCTCGCGATCGCGGCCTCGTGGACGGCGGCTGGCGTCGCGGACTCGGTGCACTGCGCGACGGGCCCGGCGTCGGGCGCGCGCGTCCTGTCGTCCTGA
- a CDS encoding ABC-F family ATP-binding cassette domain-containing protein, whose product MAHLLGADGIRLVVGTRTLLDGVSLGLDDGDRVGVVGPNGAGKSTLLRLLAGTATPDAGRVTRVGGLRIGMLDQRDESPEGTSIRDLVHGESAEHTWAGDAGIRAVHAGLLADLDLDAPASTLSGGQRRRVALAALLVAEHDVLFLDEPTNHLDVEGVAWLAEHLQARYARPGVRGALVVVTHDRWFLDAVCTRMWEVTGDGSGAVEGYEGGYAAYVLARAERARTAAVTAEKRNNLLRKELAWLRRGAPARTSKPKFRLDAAAALIADEPDPRDTLELTRMATRRLGKDVLDLEGVTVRMPAREGDPDSAEKVLFDDVTWRLGPGDRYGVVGVNGAGKTTLLRLLAGRLAPNEGTVKRGKTIHVAELTQDVEELDQIGGLRVVEVIEAEKRTVAVDGKELTAAQLVERLGFTRERSQTLVRDLSGGERRRLQLLRLLVGEPNVLLLDEPTNDLDTDTLAAIEDLLDGWPGTLVVVSHDRYLLERVCDREVALLGDGTIRDLPGGVEEYLALRKAAMAAAVSGGTRSGGTGAGAGAASSGAGSPGSAGDAGATPAPSSADVRAAKKEIGRIERRLSKIAELEARLHDKMAAQATDHAAVTDLDKQLRELADEKDALEAEWMEAAELLD is encoded by the coding sequence ATGGCACACCTCCTCGGCGCCGACGGCATCCGCCTCGTCGTCGGCACCCGTACCCTGCTCGACGGCGTGAGCCTGGGCCTCGACGACGGCGACCGCGTGGGCGTCGTCGGTCCCAACGGTGCCGGCAAGTCCACGCTGCTGCGTCTCCTCGCGGGGACCGCGACGCCCGACGCCGGACGCGTGACCCGGGTGGGCGGGCTGCGGATCGGGATGCTCGACCAGCGCGACGAGTCGCCCGAGGGCACGTCGATCCGCGACCTGGTCCACGGCGAGTCGGCCGAGCACACGTGGGCGGGCGACGCGGGCATCCGCGCCGTCCACGCGGGGCTCCTCGCCGACCTGGACCTCGACGCCCCGGCGTCGACCCTGTCGGGCGGCCAGCGCCGCCGGGTCGCGCTCGCGGCGCTGCTGGTCGCCGAGCACGACGTGCTGTTCCTCGACGAGCCCACCAACCACCTCGACGTCGAGGGGGTCGCGTGGCTCGCCGAGCACCTCCAGGCGCGCTACGCGCGTCCCGGGGTCCGCGGCGCGCTCGTGGTCGTGACGCACGACCGCTGGTTCCTCGACGCGGTCTGCACGCGCATGTGGGAGGTCACGGGCGACGGCTCAGGGGCGGTCGAGGGGTACGAGGGCGGGTACGCCGCGTACGTCCTGGCCCGCGCCGAGCGGGCGCGCACCGCGGCCGTCACGGCGGAGAAGCGCAACAACCTGCTCCGCAAGGAGCTCGCCTGGCTGCGTCGTGGGGCGCCGGCGCGGACGTCGAAGCCCAAGTTCCGTCTCGACGCCGCGGCCGCGCTCATCGCCGACGAGCCGGACCCGCGCGACACGCTCGAGCTCACGCGCATGGCCACGCGCCGCCTCGGCAAGGACGTGCTGGACCTCGAGGGCGTCACGGTGCGCATGCCCGCACGCGAGGGGGACCCGGACTCGGCGGAGAAGGTCCTGTTCGACGACGTCACCTGGCGCCTCGGTCCGGGCGACCGCTACGGCGTGGTCGGGGTCAACGGCGCGGGCAAGACGACGCTCCTGCGCCTGCTGGCCGGCCGGCTCGCCCCGAACGAGGGCACGGTCAAGCGCGGCAAGACGATCCACGTCGCCGAGCTGACCCAGGACGTCGAGGAGCTCGACCAGATCGGCGGCCTGCGCGTCGTGGAGGTCATCGAGGCGGAGAAGCGCACGGTCGCGGTCGACGGCAAGGAGCTCACCGCGGCCCAGCTCGTCGAACGCCTCGGCTTCACGCGCGAACGTTCCCAGACCCTCGTGCGCGACCTGTCCGGGGGCGAGCGTCGTCGCCTCCAGCTCCTGCGCCTGCTGGTCGGCGAGCCCAACGTGCTGCTGCTCGACGAGCCCACCAACGACCTCGACACCGACACGCTCGCGGCGATCGAGGACCTGCTCGACGGGTGGCCCGGGACGCTCGTCGTGGTCTCGCACGACCGCTACCTGCTCGAGCGGGTCTGCGACCGCGAGGTCGCGCTGCTGGGGGACGGGACCATCCGCGACCTGCCGGGCGGTGTCGAGGAGTACCTCGCGCTGCGCAAGGCCGCGATGGCCGCGGCCGTCTCGGGGGGAACGCGATCGGGTGGGACGGGTGCGGGGGCCGGTGCTGCGTCGTCGGGGGCGGGGAGCCCTGGGAGCGCGGGCGACGCGGGCGCGACACCCGCTCCGTCGAGCGCGGACGTGCGGGCCGCGAAGAAGGAGATCGGGCGCATCGAGCGGCGTCTGTCCAAGATCGCGGAGCTCGAGGCGCGGCTGCACGACAAGATGGCGGCCCAGGCGACCGACCACGCCGCGGTGACCGACCTCGACAAGCAGCTCCGCGAGCTCGCGGACGAGAAGGACGCGCTCGAGGCCGAGTGGATGGAAGCCGCCGAGCTGCTCGACTGA
- a CDS encoding MarR family winged helix-turn-helix transcriptional regulator, producing the protein MQHPHPDEVDRIVDAWQRERPDLDVEPLTVFSRVSRLARHLDLARRSAFARGHLETWEFDVLSALRRAGEPYRLSPGALITQTLVTSGTMTNRIDRLEARGLVQRHRSPDDRRGVLVELTPEGLERVDAAMSDLLAVEREVLVALDPADRLQLANLLRTVIGQFEA; encoded by the coding sequence ATGCAGCACCCGCACCCGGACGAGGTCGACCGCATCGTCGACGCCTGGCAGCGCGAGCGTCCGGACCTGGACGTCGAGCCGCTCACCGTGTTCTCACGTGTCAGCCGGCTCGCCCGGCACCTGGACCTCGCACGCCGCAGCGCGTTCGCGCGCGGGCACCTGGAGACGTGGGAGTTCGACGTCCTGTCGGCGCTGCGCCGCGCGGGCGAGCCGTACCGCCTGTCCCCCGGCGCCCTCATCACGCAGACGCTCGTCACGAGCGGCACCATGACGAACCGGATCGACCGCCTCGAGGCGCGCGGCCTGGTGCAGCGGCACCGCTCCCCCGACGACCGGCGGGGCGTGCTCGTCGAGCTCACGCCCGAGGGCCTGGAGCGGGTCGACGCGGCCATGAGCGACCTCCTGGCCGTCGAGCGCGAGGTCCTCGTGGCCCTCGACCCCGCGGACCGGCTCCAGCTCGCGAACCTGCTGCGCACGGTCATCGGCCAGTTCGAGGCCTGA
- a CDS encoding ABC transporter permease, whose protein sequence is MSALRQPTTTAHSPVSTWGAVSLVAGREISTRIRSKAFVWTTVALLVGVVLGGFLLSLVGDQGPAVQKVGVTSGAEALGPQLTAAGEAVGAEIQVSEVSEPEGRTQLADGDLDALVTGTPESFTVVVQEELGTTLTPVFTGLAQQAALAGAISDLGGDPSAVAQEIASAAPTVETLEPTEARDPAQIVTGMVGGILIFIALMTCGQLVAQGVVEEKTSRVVELLLATIRPWQLMAGKVLGIGAIGLIQLVVVVGGGVGTAFALGLVDASSVNLGATAAWVLVWFVIGFVMYSLALAALAALVSRQEDVGSVITPVLMLMMIPYIIGISIGPWDPENPLVVWLSYIPFCSPLLMPIRIALGTVETWEILVAVGLSLALVPVLVWLAGKIYSNAVLRTGGRVRLKDALRAS, encoded by the coding sequence ATGAGCGCCCTGCGACAGCCCACGACGACGGCCCACTCGCCCGTGAGCACGTGGGGCGCGGTGTCCCTCGTGGCGGGCCGCGAGATCTCGACCCGCATCCGGTCCAAGGCGTTCGTCTGGACCACGGTCGCGCTGCTCGTGGGCGTGGTGCTCGGCGGGTTCCTGCTGAGCCTCGTAGGCGACCAGGGCCCCGCCGTCCAGAAGGTCGGCGTCACGTCGGGGGCCGAGGCCCTGGGGCCCCAGCTCACGGCGGCGGGCGAGGCCGTGGGGGCCGAGATCCAGGTCAGCGAGGTCTCGGAGCCCGAGGGACGCACGCAGCTCGCCGACGGCGACCTCGACGCCCTGGTCACCGGTACCCCCGAGTCCTTCACGGTCGTCGTGCAGGAGGAGCTGGGCACGACCTTGACGCCCGTCTTCACGGGCCTCGCCCAGCAGGCGGCCCTGGCGGGGGCGATCAGCGACCTGGGCGGCGACCCGTCCGCCGTCGCGCAGGAGATCGCGTCCGCCGCACCCACGGTCGAGACGCTCGAGCCCACCGAGGCGCGCGACCCCGCCCAGATCGTCACGGGCATGGTGGGCGGCATCCTCATCTTCATCGCGCTCATGACGTGCGGGCAGCTCGTGGCCCAGGGCGTCGTGGAGGAGAAGACGAGCCGCGTGGTCGAGCTGCTGCTCGCGACGATCCGGCCCTGGCAGCTCATGGCGGGCAAGGTCCTGGGCATCGGCGCGATCGGTCTGATCCAGCTCGTGGTCGTGGTCGGGGGCGGGGTGGGCACGGCCTTCGCCCTGGGGCTGGTCGACGCGAGCAGCGTGAACCTCGGCGCGACCGCGGCGTGGGTGCTCGTGTGGTTCGTGATCGGCTTCGTCATGTACTCGCTGGCCCTGGCCGCGCTCGCGGCGCTCGTCTCGCGCCAGGAGGACGTGGGCTCGGTCATCACCCCGGTCCTGATGCTCATGATGATCCCGTACATCATCGGGATCTCGATCGGCCCGTGGGACCCCGAGAACCCGCTCGTGGTGTGGCTGTCGTACATCCCGTTCTGCTCGCCGCTGCTCATGCCGATCCGCATCGCGCTGGGCACGGTCGAGACGTGGGAGATCCTGGTCGCGGTCGGCCTGTCGCTCGCGCTCGTGCCGGTCCTGGTGTGGCTCGCGGGCAAGATCTACTCGAACGCCGTTCTGCGCACGGGCGGACGGGTCAGGCTCAAGGACGCCCTGCGCGCGAGCTGA
- a CDS encoding ABC transporter ATP-binding protein: MATLEIDRLNKTYGTVRALRDMSFTVGAGEIFGFVGSNGAGKTTTMRIALGVLAPDSGEVRWDGRPLDLAMRRRIGYMPEERGLYPRMKVGDQLVYLARLHGLSPAAARTAMEHWTQVLGIDARRGDEVQKLSLGNQQRVQLAAALVHDPEILVLDEPFSGLDPVAVDVMSGVLRDRAAAGVPVVFSSHQLDLVERLCDRVGIVKAGEMVEVGGIEELRATQRPQWVVDAPAAPPGWASELPGIRVLRYDGARTFLEVDSSQEGAEQAVLRAALATGPVREFTPQRPSLTELFRHVVSSDEARAPSGTTDESPTTPSTRQEASA; the protein is encoded by the coding sequence ATGGCGACTCTCGAGATCGACAGGCTGAACAAGACGTACGGCACGGTGCGTGCGCTGCGCGACATGTCGTTCACGGTCGGCGCGGGCGAGATCTTCGGCTTCGTCGGCTCGAACGGGGCGGGCAAGACCACGACCATGCGCATCGCGCTCGGGGTCCTCGCGCCCGACTCGGGCGAGGTCCGGTGGGACGGCCGACCGCTCGACCTGGCCATGCGCCGTCGGATCGGCTACATGCCCGAGGAGCGCGGCCTGTACCCCCGGATGAAGGTCGGCGACCAGCTCGTCTACCTGGCCCGGCTGCACGGGCTGAGCCCGGCCGCGGCGCGCACCGCGATGGAGCACTGGACACAGGTGCTCGGGATCGACGCACGCCGCGGCGACGAGGTCCAGAAGCTCTCGCTCGGCAACCAGCAGCGCGTGCAGCTCGCGGCCGCGCTCGTGCACGATCCCGAGATCCTGGTGCTCGACGAGCCCTTCTCGGGCCTGGACCCGGTCGCGGTCGACGTCATGAGCGGCGTCCTGCGGGACCGCGCGGCCGCGGGCGTGCCCGTCGTCTTCTCCTCGCACCAGCTCGACCTGGTCGAGCGCCTGTGCGACCGCGTCGGGATCGTCAAGGCGGGCGAGATGGTCGAGGTCGGCGGGATCGAGGAGCTGCGCGCGACGCAGCGCCCGCAGTGGGTCGTCGACGCCCCGGCCGCGCCGCCGGGCTGGGCGTCCGAGCTCCCGGGCATCCGCGTCCTGCGGTACGACGGCGCCCGGACCTTCCTCGAGGTCGACTCGTCCCAGGAGGGCGCCGAGCAGGCGGTCCTGCGCGCGGCCCTGGCCACGGGCCCGGTGCGCGAGTTCACGCCGCAGCGCCCGTCCTTGACCGAGCTCTTCCGGCACGTCGTGAGCAGCGACGAGGCCCGCGCCCCGAGCGGCACGACCGACGAGAGCCCCACGACCCCCTCGACCCGACAGGAGGCCTCGGCATGA
- a CDS encoding TetR/AcrR family transcriptional regulator: MTASQRREQLLAVSRVLFAEKGFEGTSVEEIAARAEVSKPVVYEHFGGKEGIYAVIVDREIQGLTSALTGALSSGGHPKVLLERTALALLTYIETSEDGFRILVRDSPVAQATGTFSSLIGDVATQVEHLLADQFKRRGLDPRVSPIYAQMLVGMVALTGQYWLDVRSPKKADVAAHLVNLAWNGLSGMEKKPSLTTKDRTDG, from the coding sequence ATGACCGCGAGCCAGCGCCGTGAACAGCTCCTCGCGGTGAGCCGCGTCCTGTTCGCCGAGAAGGGCTTCGAGGGGACGAGCGTCGAGGAGATCGCGGCGCGCGCCGAGGTGTCCAAGCCCGTGGTGTACGAGCACTTCGGGGGCAAGGAGGGCATCTACGCCGTCATCGTCGACCGCGAGATCCAGGGCCTGACGAGCGCCCTCACGGGCGCGCTCTCCTCGGGCGGTCACCCCAAGGTGCTGCTCGAGCGCACGGCCCTCGCCCTGCTGACCTACATCGAGACCTCGGAGGACGGCTTCCGGATCCTCGTGCGCGACTCCCCCGTGGCCCAGGCGACGGGGACGTTCTCGAGCCTCATCGGGGACGTCGCGACCCAGGTCGAGCACCTGCTCGCGGACCAGTTCAAGCGGCGCGGCCTGGACCCACGGGTCTCGCCCATCTACGCGCAGATGCTCGTCGGCATGGTCGCGCTCACGGGGCAGTACTGGCTCGACGTCCGCAGCCCCAAGAAGGCCGACGTCGCGGCGCACCTGGTCAACCTCGCGTGGAACGGCCTGTCCGGCATGGAGAAGAAGCCGTCGCTCACGACCAAGGACCGCACGGACGGCTGA
- the glmU gene encoding bifunctional UDP-N-acetylglucosamine diphosphorylase/glucosamine-1-phosphate N-acetyltransferase GlmU, whose translation MPDSPPAAVIVLAAGAGTRMKSATPKVLHPLAGRSLLGHAMVAARGLAPQRIAVVVRHERDLVAAAALEVVPSALVVDQDEVPGTGRAVQCAVEALDVRAQAEAAAHGVPLGHEGRGPVEGLEGSIVVLAGDIPLLDAATLTRLLDTHRADGNAVTVLTTEVDDATGYGRIVRDDAGAVLSIVEHKDATDEQRAIREINSSVYVFDAAVLRGALRQVTQENSQGEVYLTDVLQIAREGGGRVGALTVGDPLLVEGANDRAQLATLRAELNRRILTRWMLEGVTVIDPATTWVDVDVDLGHDVTLLPGTQLHGATTIGPGSTIGPDTTLTDMEVGAGATVTRTHGSLSVVGDGASVGPFAYLRPGTVLGENGKIGTFVETKNATIGTGSKVPHLSYVGDATIGEHTNIGAASVTVNYDGVSKHRTVIGSHARTGADNMFVAPVTVGDGAYTAAGSVIRRDVPAGALGVSGAPQRNVDGWVARRRPGTAAAEAAARAHENDDETPSPLGAQAQAQLAEASTATPAPRPTPVPASPGVPTVPDGPSTTTSSTNEGSSPR comes from the coding sequence GTGCCCGACTCACCGCCAGCCGCAGTCATCGTCCTCGCCGCAGGCGCAGGGACGCGCATGAAGTCCGCGACCCCCAAGGTCCTCCACCCTCTCGCCGGGCGCAGCCTGCTCGGTCACGCGATGGTCGCGGCCCGTGGTCTGGCGCCGCAGCGGATCGCGGTCGTGGTCCGGCACGAGCGGGACCTCGTCGCGGCCGCGGCCCTCGAGGTCGTGCCGTCGGCCCTCGTGGTCGACCAGGACGAGGTGCCCGGCACCGGGCGGGCCGTGCAGTGCGCGGTCGAGGCGCTCGACGTGCGGGCGCAGGCCGAGGCGGCCGCGCACGGCGTTCCTCTCGGGCACGAGGGTCGCGGCCCGGTCGAGGGGCTCGAGGGGTCGATCGTGGTCCTCGCGGGCGACATCCCGCTCCTGGACGCCGCGACGCTCACCCGGCTGCTCGACACGCACCGCGCGGACGGCAACGCCGTGACCGTGCTGACGACCGAGGTCGACGACGCGACGGGCTACGGACGGATCGTCCGCGACGACGCCGGCGCAGTCCTGAGCATCGTCGAGCACAAGGACGCCACGGACGAGCAGCGTGCGATCCGCGAGATCAACTCCTCGGTCTACGTCTTCGACGCCGCGGTCCTGCGCGGTGCGCTCCGGCAGGTCACCCAGGAGAACTCGCAGGGCGAGGTCTACCTGACCGACGTCCTCCAGATCGCCCGCGAGGGCGGCGGCCGCGTGGGTGCCCTCACGGTCGGCGACCCCCTGCTCGTCGAGGGGGCCAACGACCGCGCCCAGCTCGCGACGCTGCGCGCCGAGCTCAACCGCCGCATCCTCACGCGCTGGATGCTCGAGGGCGTGACCGTGATCGACCCCGCGACCACCTGGGTCGACGTCGACGTGGACCTCGGTCACGACGTGACGCTGCTCCCCGGGACCCAGCTCCACGGCGCGACCACGATCGGCCCGGGCTCGACCATCGGCCCCGACACGACGCTGACCGACATGGAGGTCGGCGCGGGCGCGACCGTGACCCGCACGCACGGCAGCCTGTCGGTCGTCGGCGACGGTGCGAGCGTCGGGCCCTTCGCCTACCTGCGCCCGGGCACGGTCCTGGGGGAGAACGGCAAGATCGGCACGTTCGTCGAGACGAAGAACGCGACGATCGGGACCGGCTCCAAGGTCCCGCACCTGTCCTACGTGGGCGACGCGACGATCGGCGAGCACACCAACATCGGCGCCGCGAGCGTCACGGTCAACTACGACGGCGTCTCCAAGCACCGCACCGTGATCGGGTCGCACGCCCGGACCGGTGCGGACAACATGTTCGTCGCCCCCGTCACGGTGGGCGACGGCGCGTACACCGCGGCAGGTTCCGTGATCCGTCGCGACGTGCCCGCGGGCGCGCTCGGCGTGAGCGGTGCCCCGCAGCGCAACGTCGACGGCTGGGTGGCCCGCCGTCGACCCGGCACCGCCGCCGCGGAGGCCGCAGCACGCGCGCACGAGAACGACGACGAGACGCCTTCTCCGCTGGGAGCCCAGGCCCAGGCGCAGCTCGCCGAGGCCTCCACGGCGACCCCGGCCCCCCGACCGACCCCGGTGCCTGCGAGCCCGGGTGTCCCCACGGTCCCCGACGGACCCAGCACCACGACCAGCAGCACGAACGAAGGGTCTTCCCCACGATGA